The DNA segment GCAGGCTGCGCGCTTTATTGGCTCGGGCAGAAAACGGAGTGGCGGTGGCACAACATCCCGCGCTGGCTGCGGTTCGACTCGGCATTCGAGGCGGGGGTCGAAGCCTTCTCCACGTTCACCAAGACGGTCACGCGGCTTTTGTGCTCGGACCGGCCGGTGCATTACCTGCCCATCATTGCCACGTTCCTTGTCGCCCTGGTTGGAGGCAGCTTGCTGTGGAACATGACGGACCTGGCCGGTCTGGCAGCGCCGGACCGGGTCGCGGTGCATCCGTTGCGGGGACTGACGGCTGCGCTGATTGCCCTGGCAACCATTGGCGTATTGCTCCTGCGCCGATGGACGGCTCAACTCATCTGCCTGTCCGTCGCGGGATTTCTCACCTGCTTTTATTTTGTGCTTTATCGCGCGCCGGATCTGGCGCTGACGCAGATCCTCGTCGAGACGGTCACGCTGATTCTGGTGCTGCTGCTGCTGGCCCGGTTTCCCCGCCCGGCGCAGGAGGGCGAGGAGCGGCGCAAGCCCGGGATGCTGGAGCGGGCTTTCCACATGATCCTGGCGTTGAGCGTGGGCGGAGTGGCCGCGGCGATGGTGCTGTTGGTGACGGCCAATCCCCACCCCGATCCGATTGGCCGGAACTTCCTCGACCACACCGTCGAGCTCGCCAAGGGCGGTAACGCGGTGAACACGATCCTGGTGGACTTCCGCGGCTTTGACACGTTGGGCGAGATCACCGTGCTGGTCATCGCCACGCTCGGCTGCCTGGGCCTGCTCATGCGTTACAAGCGCACGCCGGAGGAATACAAACTGGGCCCGCTCGGCCCGCCGGGCTTCGGCGTGGAGGTGAAACGAAAGGACTGACATGACCGGCCCGCAATCCTACATCTTCAAAGCGGTTGTGCGTTTCCTGTTCTTTCCTGTGAACGTCTTCGCACTCTACCTGCTGTTGCGCGGCCATAATCTGCCGGGCGGCGGCTTCATCGCGGGACTCGCCACGGCGGTCTCGCTGATTCTCCTGAGCCTGGCCGTTGGACTGGAGGAATTGCACCGCGTCATGCGCATCGACGCGATGCGACTGGCGGCGGCGGGCCTGGCGGTTGCGACGTTGACCGGCGCAGCCCCGCTCCTGTTGAATCGTCCGTTTCTCGAACACTTCCACTTCCATTTCGACCGCGTTCCCCTCGTCGGGGAACTCCACGTTGGCACACCGCTGATTTTTGATGTGGGCGTGTATCTCATCGTGGTGGGCGTCGCCTGCAAGATCATTTTCGTGCTGGGCAAGTCCACGCAGGGCCTCCGCGTGCTTGTCGCCGAGGAAGAAGTGCGTTACAGCTCGCCGGTGGAGCGCCCCATCGAAGAGGACACTTCCCATATCTTCGAAGAACCCCGAAAACCCCAGAGGCCTCATGCAACTTGAAACCGGAATTCTTGTTGGTGTGATGTTCACCGTCGCTACGTATCTGGCGCTGCAACGCAGCTTCGTGAAAATCCTTTTCGGCTTTCTGATCCTTTCCAACGCTGCGAATCTGGTTGTGCTTGCCATGTCCGGCCGGCCCGACGGCAAGCGCGCGCCCGTGGTGCTGGATGCAAACGCGCCGATGGTTGACCCGCTGCCGCAGGCGCTCATTCTCACCGCCATTGTCATCGGCTTCGGCGTCGCGGCCTATTTGGTGCTCCTGCTCTACCGGTTGTTCCTCGACCAGAAAACCACGAATGCGGCGGAACTTTACGATGAGAGCAGCACGGGCTGAGAAGTGACGGAACACCACATGAGCTGGCCCATCCTCCCCGTCCTGCTGCCACTTGTGACGGCGCTGGTCGCCCTGTTTTGGGGACGAACTGGCGTCGCGCGGCGTGGACTCGTGGCGCTGTCGGCGGCAGCGCAATTGGCCGTGGCCATTTACCTCGGCGTGGAGACGATCAGGGGACACACGTTCGTCGTTGGCATGGGTGCGTGGTCGGCGAAATTCGGCATCCTGCTCGTCGTGGATTTGCTTTCGGCGCTGATGGTCACGCTCTCGACGCTGACGGCGCTGGCTTGCATTCTTTACGGTTATGCGGAAACCCCCGTGACCGTCGAACATCCGCTCCGGGCGCCGTTGGTGCAGTTTTTGGTGATGGGCATCAACCTCTCCTTCTGCACGGGCGATTTGTTCAATCTGTTCGTGGCCTTCGAGGTCATGCTCATCGCTTCGTATGCCCTGCTCACGCTGGAGGCGGACGATTGGGACATCAAACACGCCTTTCCCTACGTGGCCATCAATCTTTTTGGCAGCGCGCTCTTCATCAGCGCCTGCGGGCTGGCCTATGGCCTGTTCGGCACGTTGAACTTTGGCGAAATCATCCTTCGCGCCGCGCCGCTGGTGTCGGATTTCCGCCTGCACGTGCTGACGTTGCTCCTCATTGTCGTCTTCGGCATCAAGGCGGGGCTGTTCCCCCTCTACTATTGGCTGCCAAACAGCTATCCCACCCTGCCGATTCCGTTGGCGGCCCTGTTTGCGGGCATGTTGACCAAGGTGGGTGTGTATGTTCTGGTGCGCATCCTGGGCACGGTGCTGCCGCATGAACTGACCTTCTTGCACTCATTGTTGGCGTGGCTGGCCGGGGTGACGATGCTTGTGGCGGTCGTGGGCGCAATTTCGCGAAACTTCATTCGCGGCATTCTATCGTTCCACATCCTGAGCCAGATTGGGTACATGGTGCTGGCGCTTGGCTTCTTCACTCCGCTGTCCATTGCCGCCTGCATTCTCTACATCACCCACCACATTGTGGTGAAATCGTCCCTGTTCCTGATCGGTGGTGTGGCGGCCCGCCTCAATGGCACGGACAATCTCGACCGCATGGGGAATCTGTGGAAACGTGTACCCTGGCTGGGCGTGCTCTTCCTTGCCCAGGCCCTGTCGCTTGCCGGGGTGCCGCCCTTGAGCGGCTTTTGGGGTAAATATCTCATCGTTGTGGAAGGCCTCCGGCAGCAGCACTACTGGCTGGTCGGCGCATCCATTCTGGCAAGCCTCCTCACACTCTTCAGCATGTTGAAAATCTGGAATGGTGCGTTCTGGGCCGAATCGAAAACCGTGCCCGTGCGCAGCGGCGACCGGGGCTGGATGGGCATGACGGCGGTGGCGGCGGTCCTGACGTGCATTTCCCTGGCCATTGGGCTGGGGGCGGAAGCCTTTGTGCAAATCGCCATGCAAGCCGCCGAGCGCGCGCTCGATCAGCCGGGCTACGCGCAGGCAGTGTTGGGGTATTTGGGTAAAACAGCGGAGGGCCCAACGCCATGAAATCGCTGCTCCTCAACCTGCTGATTGCGATCATGTGGTTGCTGTTGAGCGCCGAGCCCTCGGTGACGACCTTCACGCTGGGTGGTTTGATGGGCTTTGCGTTGCTTGCGGTGTTTCACCGCGTGCTCGGCAGCGGCGATTACGTGCGGCGGGTCTTCGCGTTGGGCCGGTTCGCGCTCGTGTTCACTCGAGAATTCCTCCTGGCCAACGCCAGGGTTGTGTGGACCGTCCTGTTCCGCTCCAGGGAATCCCTGAATCCCAACTTTATCACCTACGACGTGGCCGGGCTGAAGCCGATTGAAATTCTGATCCTTTCGCACTGCATCACGCTCACCCCCGGCACGACGGCCGTCAAGGTGACCGATGATTTCCAAACCCTTGTGGTGCATGTACTCCACGCGGATGACGCGGATGCGATCCGCGCCCAGATCGACCGCGTGCTCAAACGCGGCATCCTGAGTTTCACCCGATGATGACGACCGTCCTTTACGTTGCTGGTTGCGTGTTGACGCTGGCGATTGCCCTAGGAATGGTCCGGCTGGTGCGCGGGCCGACCGTGATCGACCGCATCATGGCCTTCGACCTCATCACCACCAGCGGCGTCGGCATGATCGTGCTGCTCTCGATCCGGTGGAAAACCGCGATGTACCTCGAACTGATCCTGATCTATTCGCTGCTCGGCTTCTTCAGCACGGTGGCATTCGTCTTTTACCTGAGCCGGACGCACGACCTGGAACAGCTCTCGAAGGCTGATCCCCCGGGTACACATCAACCTCAACCTGCTCCCGACCATGACTGAGATTCTGACCGCCACTCTGGTCCTGAGCGGCGCATTGCTGATTCTCGCCGCTGCCATCGGGGTGCTGCGCCTGCCGGATGTCTTGTGCCGCTCGCACGCTGTGGCCAAGGCGCTGACGCTCGGCATTTTCCTGATGCTGCTCGGCCTGTGGGTTGACCAGGGCGAAAAACAAACCGCGCTCAAAATCCTGCTCGCCATCTTCTTCCAACTCGTCACCATCCCGGTCGGCAGCCACCTCATCGGCCTCCTGGCCTTTGAAAAGGACATTCCTCGCTGGCGCCACCGTCCGATGGACGATCATCGCGCAAAGGACGCCAAATGACCCGGGCCGCCCACCGGTGCAAACGGCGGAAGCAGCATCGAAGACCGGCGCATGGCGCCCGGGATGTGCGTTTGCCCATTTTCCCCTCGACCGGCCCGTGGTCCACGCCCGGCGACCCTGTGATCGGCCCGGGCGGCGGGCATCCGGCTTGCGGTTCAGGCGACGATCCCCTACGCGGCGGGAGACCGCATGTCGGTTTCGGCCAGACCCGGCAGCGCATCGGTGGGGAAGCGCCATTTGCGGCTGCGCTGGCAATCGCGCCGCGCCCGCTGAAGACGCGGCGGCTGGTCCAACCAGCGACGGGCCGTTTGCCGCGATTGGCTGGCCCGGGAGGTCCGCTTCTGCATCCTGGCTGAGGCGCACCTACTGCCCGATCCGACCCGCCGCTCCCCGGTCCTCTGCACCGCCCGGCTTTCGGCCGACTGTCTGGTCCGGTGGGGTCACCCGATTGTGGCAGTGGAGGGTTTGGCCGATGGTGCGCGGTTCGGCGACACCGTCTGCAAGGCTGTTGGCTGGCAGTGGCCGGAGCTCCGCCTGCAGGTGGGCAAGTGTCGGGTCGGCCCGGTCAGTGGCGTGGCCGTGGTGGGGCTGTGGAGCTGGATCAGCCCGGCGTTGTTTTGGGGCCGACCTTTAGCGTGAGGGGGTCGGTGCGGGACAAGAGCGATCTGGTCGGGACGGGTTGGCTCCCAAAGCAGCCCCGGCCGGGGCTGGACCGGCTGCTGGGGCGGTGTTTGCCGCCCTGAGAGGGCAGGTGCGTCAAGGTTGAGTGCTGCGAGGCAGGCGCGAGCGCTGCCGGGTGGCAGGCTTATGTCTGCTGCGTTGCAACCACGCTCAAAGCGGCCCGCCGATTGCCTTCCGATGGCCTTCAAGGACATGCCAATTACCCCCTCGGCAGGGCCGCTCACCACCCCTGGCGCTCCAATGCCCCTCTGGAATCAGCGCTGGGACTTTTGGTTTGGCCGGGTCATGGGCAGTTGACTGGGGGTGGCGGTGGGCAGAGTGTGGTGGTTGGGCACGGCTGACGGGTCCGGCGGGGTTTCCGCCGGGAACGGCAGCTGCGCCATTTGGGGTGGTAATTTGGGACTTGCGGTTGGCGGGTGATTGGGGCTTGGCGGAGGGGAGTTGGAGGACGTCGAAATGGACAGGCCGGGGAAAAGCGGTTCGCGACGGCACCGTTACCGGTTGCCCTCTCACTGGCGCGTGTTGCAGGAGCCGACCAGACAGGAGAAGCGGGCCGTACGGGGTCTTGCTGGGATCTGGTTGGCGGCGCTGCTGTATGTTGCGACCTGGTTTGCGTGTCGCGGACCCGGGCCGGGGTTGCAGATGATTGACCATGAGCTGGCGGATCCGGCGCGGATTGGGTTGAGCCGATAGGGGCCGGGGGTTGGTGGGGTGACGGCCGGGTGGAGAGCGCGATGGCGCGCCCGGCAGGATTCGAACCTGCGACCACCTGCTTAGAAGGCAGATGCTCTATCCAGCTGAGCTACGGGCGCGCCCGATTGCGGCGGCAACGGTTCCTGCCCGGCCCCGGGGACGCCGCGAACGTGGTCGGGCATGTCGCGGCGACCGGTGCGGCGTCCGACGTGCCACACCTGGCCGAAATTCGGCCCGGCTGTGGCGGGGTGGCGGCCGTGCCGTGTGCCCATTTCACTATGGCCGATGCCGGGGATTCGGCAAGGCGGCTTTTTGCGGGCGTGGGTGGGGTGGGAAAGATGGCCGGGGCTGCGGTGGGAGGTTTCAGTTTTCGGTGTCGGCTTGTGTGTGGGGGAGTTGTGACGGGGTCGGGGTTGCCGGGGTGGGCCGGGGCAGGTGACGGGCCTGGCGTCGGGGGATGGGGGCCGAAGGAACGGCGGGCTCGCATGGGTCGGGTTTGGCGGGGAGGAGGGCGCGGATGGCGGGGGGCAGGTCGCGATGGCCTGCGCGGGCGAAGTCGCGGGCCAAGGTGGCGGCGACTTCATGGGGATCCTGGCCGCGGACGGTGGTGAGGTATTGGAACAGCCATTGGGCCAGGCGGGGCAGGGCGATGGCGTCGGTGCGTTGGGCGCGGGCGTAGAGCCAATCGCTCCAATCGAGGAAGCTGTAGAATGGGGACCGGTTGGGTGTCCAGATGCGGGGTGTGGTTTCGACGAAATTGCCGCTGTTGGCGACGAGGTCCCAGTATCGTGCGAACCGGCGCAGGCGCTGCATGGTGGCGAAATCAATGAGTCGGTTTTCGAGGATTTCGTAGGGGGGCAGCGGGTTGTAGACCATGCCCCATTCGGCGTCGTGGCGGACGATGGGTGTGCCGCGGAGGCGTTTGAGGATGCCGAACTGGATTTCGTGGGGGCGCAGTGCCACGAGGCGGTCGAACCCGGCGGCGAAGCTTTCGACCGATTCGCCGGGTAATCCGGCGATGAGGTCGGCGTGGATGTGGACGCCGGTGTGCTCACGCAACCAGCGCAGGTTTTCCTCGAGGCGGGCGTAGTTTTGTCGGCGCGAGATGCGGGCGGCGACCTCGGGGTTGAAGGTTTGGATACCGACCTCGAACTGGAGGCTGCCGGGCGGGAACTGGCGGATGACCTCGCGCAACTCGCCGGGGAGCCGGTCGGGGATCATTTCGAAGTGGTAGAACCGGCCGTCGCGGTGGCGGCGGAGTAGGAATTCGAGGATGGCGCGTGCGACGTTGACGTTCAGGTTGAAGGTGCGATCGACGAATTTGAAGTGGCGCGCGCCGCGGTCCAGCAGGCGTTGGAGGGCGGCCAGGAAAGGTTCCAGCGGGAAGGTGCGGACGGGGATGTCGAGGGAGGACAGGCAGAATTCGCAGGAGAACGGGCAGCCGCGGGAGGCTTCGACGTAGAGGATGCGGTGGGCGAGGTCCTCGTCGGTGTATTCGTCGTAGGGGAGGTTGAGTTGGTGGAGGGCGGGCAGCGGGGCCTGGAGGATGCGGCGGGGCGGGTTTTGGCCCTGGAGGAGGCAGCGGGCCAGTTG comes from the Limisphaera ngatamarikiensis genome and includes:
- a CDS encoding MnhB domain-containing protein; this translates as MTGPQSYIFKAVVRFLFFPVNVFALYLLLRGHNLPGGGFIAGLATAVSLILLSLAVGLEELHRVMRIDAMRLAAAGLAVATLTGAAPLLLNRPFLEHFHFHFDRVPLVGELHVGTPLIFDVGVYLIVVGVACKIIFVLGKSTQGLRVLVAEEEVRYSSPVERPIEEDTSHIFEEPRKPQRPHAT
- a CDS encoding sodium:proton antiporter, whose amino-acid sequence is MQLETGILVGVMFTVATYLALQRSFVKILFGFLILSNAANLVVLAMSGRPDGKRAPVVLDANAPMVDPLPQALILTAIVIGFGVAAYLVLLLYRLFLDQKTTNAAELYDESSTG
- a CDS encoding proton-conducting transporter membrane subunit, which translates into the protein MTALVALFWGRTGVARRGLVALSAAAQLAVAIYLGVETIRGHTFVVGMGAWSAKFGILLVVDLLSALMVTLSTLTALACILYGYAETPVTVEHPLRAPLVQFLVMGINLSFCTGDLFNLFVAFEVMLIASYALLTLEADDWDIKHAFPYVAINLFGSALFISACGLAYGLFGTLNFGEIILRAAPLVSDFRLHVLTLLLIVVFGIKAGLFPLYYWLPNSYPTLPIPLAALFAGMLTKVGVYVLVRILGTVLPHELTFLHSLLAWLAGVTMLVAVVGAISRNFIRGILSFHILSQIGYMVLALGFFTPLSIAACILYITHHIVVKSSLFLIGGVAARLNGTDNLDRMGNLWKRVPWLGVLFLAQALSLAGVPPLSGFWGKYLIVVEGLRQQHYWLVGASILASLLTLFSMLKIWNGAFWAESKTVPVRSGDRGWMGMTAVAAVLTCISLAIGLGAEAFVQIAMQAAERALDQPGYAQAVLGYLGKTAEGPTP
- a CDS encoding Na+/H+ antiporter subunit E gives rise to the protein MKSLLLNLLIAIMWLLLSAEPSVTTFTLGGLMGFALLAVFHRVLGSGDYVRRVFALGRFALVFTREFLLANARVVWTVLFRSRESLNPNFITYDVAGLKPIEILILSHCITLTPGTTAVKVTDDFQTLVVHVLHADDADAIRAQIDRVLKRGILSFTR
- a CDS encoding monovalent cation/H+ antiporter complex subunit F, with amino-acid sequence MMTTVLYVAGCVLTLAIALGMVRLVRGPTVIDRIMAFDLITTSGVGMIVLLSIRWKTAMYLELILIYSLLGFFSTVAFVFYLSRTHDLEQLSKADPPGTHQPQPAPDHD
- the mnhG gene encoding monovalent cation/H(+) antiporter subunit G — protein: MTEILTATLVLSGALLILAAAIGVLRLPDVLCRSHAVAKALTLGIFLMLLGLWVDQGEKQTALKILLAIFFQLVTIPVGSHLIGLLAFEKDIPRWRHRPMDDHRAKDAK
- a CDS encoding B12-binding domain-containing radical SAM protein, which translates into the protein MADIVLAALNAKYIHPAFGLRYLMANLGDLRPHTVLLEFDLNRRPVDIVEAILQHQPRIVGLGIYIWNATPATEVVRLLKCLRPQLKVVLGGPEVSYETETQPIAQTADHVICGEADLAFAQLARCLLQGQNPPRRILQAPLPALHQLNLPYDEYTDEDLAHRILYVEASRGCPFSCEFCLSSLDIPVRTFPLEPFLAALQRLLDRGARHFKFVDRTFNLNVNVARAILEFLLRRHRDGRFYHFEMIPDRLPGELREVIRQFPPGSLQFEVGIQTFNPEVAARISRRQNYARLEENLRWLREHTGVHIHADLIAGLPGESVESFAAGFDRLVALRPHEIQFGILKRLRGTPIVRHDAEWGMVYNPLPPYEILENRLIDFATMQRLRRFARYWDLVANSGNFVETTPRIWTPNRSPFYSFLDWSDWLYARAQRTDAIALPRLAQWLFQYLTTVRGQDPHEVAATLARDFARAGHRDLPPAIRALLPAKPDPCEPAVPSAPIPRRQARHLPRPTPATPTPSQLPHTQADTEN